A DNA window from Polynucleobacter sp. AP-Titi-500A-B4 contains the following coding sequences:
- the queE gene encoding 7-carboxy-7-deazaguanine synthase, whose product MYTVKELFPTLQGEGTHAGRAAVFCRFAGCNLWSGREEDRATAVCQFCDTDFVGSDGIGGGKFEAAKELADAIEAAWRSTAAGPQQRYVVFTGGEPLLQLDETLIAALHQKGFEVAIETNGTIQVPKGVDWVCVSPKAGSDLIVLQANELKLVVPQAGHDSVEKLMARFEKMDYRNRFLQPMDGPNLKSNTELAVGLCQKRPLWRLSIQSHKLIGIR is encoded by the coding sequence ATGTATACCGTTAAAGAACTATTCCCAACCCTGCAAGGTGAAGGCACTCATGCTGGACGTGCTGCTGTCTTTTGTCGTTTTGCTGGCTGCAACCTGTGGAGTGGTCGCGAAGAAGATCGTGCCACAGCAGTTTGCCAATTTTGCGATACAGACTTTGTAGGTAGTGATGGCATTGGTGGCGGGAAATTTGAGGCCGCGAAAGAATTAGCTGATGCTATTGAAGCTGCATGGAGAAGTACTGCCGCAGGACCTCAACAACGCTATGTTGTTTTCACCGGCGGTGAGCCGCTGCTGCAGTTAGATGAAACGTTAATTGCTGCGCTTCACCAAAAAGGTTTTGAGGTTGCAATTGAGACTAATGGCACGATTCAGGTTCCAAAAGGCGTTGATTGGGTTTGCGTGAGTCCAAAAGCAGGTTCTGATTTGATTGTGCTGCAAGCAAATGAATTGAAATTGGTCGTGCCTCAGGCTGGCCATGATTCTGTAGAAAAGTTAATGGCCCGCTTTGAGAAGATGGATTATCGCAATCGCTTCTTGCAACCTATGGATGGACCAAATCTCAAAAGTAATACAGAGTTGGCGGTAGGTCTATGCCAAAAGCGTCCATTATGGAGATTGAGCATTCAATCGCATAAACTGATTGGAATTCGATAA
- the queD gene encoding 6-carboxytetrahydropterin synthase QueD translates to MTSKQPAISITRRLEFDSGHRIPNHDGQCRHLHGHRYAIEVTLTGEVADHPGKADDGMVLDFGDIKKLTNQYVVEQWDHAFLVAKEDEGLVAFLATLPNHKTVIMEHVPTVENLANAAFVILQPVFAKAFGGRLQLSAIRLYETPNCWADVHPS, encoded by the coding sequence ATGACTAGTAAACAACCCGCTATCTCCATTACCCGACGCCTTGAGTTTGACTCAGGACATCGCATCCCTAACCATGATGGGCAGTGTAGGCACTTGCATGGCCATCGCTATGCTATTGAAGTGACTTTGACTGGTGAGGTAGCAGATCATCCTGGTAAAGCGGATGATGGCATGGTTCTGGATTTCGGTGACATTAAAAAACTGACTAATCAATATGTGGTCGAGCAATGGGACCATGCTTTTTTAGTCGCCAAAGAAGACGAAGGTTTAGTGGCTTTCTTAGCAACCTTACCGAATCATAAAACTGTCATCATGGAGCATGTTCCCACGGTAGAGAATCTCGCCAATGCTGCCTTTGTAATTTTGCAGCCAGTGTTTGCTAAAGCATTTGGTGGTCGCCTGCAACTTTCGGCGATCCGTCTTTATGAAACTCCGAATTGCTGGGCTGACGTACATCCTTCCTAA
- the tadA gene encoding tRNA adenosine(34) deaminase TadA, translating to MNQAELDRQFMEQAIEQAQLAAAANEVPVGAVLVRDGKVISKAFNKPITNHDPSAHAEMLALREAANAEENYRLPGSTLYVTLEPCAMCSGAILHARVDRVVFGATDPKTGAAGSVLDVFSSKQINHQTSVEGGVMSEECGQLLRSFFKERR from the coding sequence ATGAATCAAGCTGAACTTGATCGTCAGTTTATGGAGCAAGCAATAGAGCAAGCTCAGTTAGCTGCTGCCGCAAATGAAGTGCCTGTTGGTGCGGTATTAGTGCGTGACGGCAAGGTGATATCTAAAGCGTTTAATAAGCCCATCACCAATCATGATCCAAGTGCACATGCAGAAATGTTGGCGCTAAGAGAAGCGGCAAACGCAGAAGAAAATTATCGCCTTCCAGGTAGCACCTTATATGTCACTCTAGAGCCTTGTGCGATGTGTTCTGGGGCCATTCTTCATGCAAGAGTAGATCGGGTTGTCTTTGGCGCAACAGATCCTAAAACTGGTGCCGCCGGAAGCGTTTTAGATGTATTCTCTTCAAAACAAATCAATCATCAAACCAGTGTTGAGGGTGGCGTTATGAGTGAAGAATGCGGTCAATTACTACGCAGCTTCTTTAAGGAGCGACGTTGA
- a CDS encoding LD-carboxypeptidase: protein MNSIHLIAPSGASLDEKSPLAGIAWLKSQGISVQNPECVQRVHERFAGSDAERLSELNQLVALDPKQIVMAMRGGYGVHRLLPKIEWAAIAATVKSGLQICGHSDFTTFELGLLAKTGAITLSGPMLNYDFGRMDESGSPIAPDEFMWKHFLSAVQDRKLDCAIHSPQAFLGQATSGTVTGMLWGGNLTVLASLIGTPYLPSVDQTKGGILFLEDVNEHPYRLERTLMQLLDAGVLSNQAAILLGGFSAYRLYDNDKGYTLERAIEVIRDRLPKAIPILTDLPFGHQANKLTLPVGANATLEFGATGFSLKSTW from the coding sequence TTGAACTCCATTCATCTGATTGCCCCATCAGGCGCTAGCCTTGATGAGAAAAGTCCGTTGGCCGGAATTGCTTGGCTTAAGAGTCAAGGTATCTCGGTTCAGAACCCCGAGTGTGTGCAGCGTGTTCACGAGCGTTTTGCAGGCAGTGATGCTGAGCGACTAAGCGAGCTAAATCAATTGGTAGCATTAGATCCAAAACAGATTGTGATGGCAATGCGCGGAGGCTACGGCGTTCATCGCCTCCTGCCGAAGATTGAATGGGCTGCAATTGCAGCGACTGTTAAGAGTGGTTTGCAGATTTGTGGGCATAGCGACTTTACGACCTTTGAGCTTGGCCTCTTGGCCAAGACAGGCGCGATTACTTTATCTGGCCCTATGCTTAATTATGACTTTGGCAGAATGGATGAGAGCGGCTCTCCAATTGCTCCAGATGAGTTTATGTGGAAACATTTTCTGTCTGCAGTGCAAGATCGAAAACTAGACTGCGCTATTCATTCACCCCAAGCCTTCTTGGGTCAGGCAACTTCAGGGACAGTCACTGGCATGCTGTGGGGTGGCAACCTCACTGTATTGGCCAGTCTGATCGGAACGCCTTACTTACCGTCAGTAGATCAAACCAAGGGTGGTATCTTGTTCTTAGAAGATGTCAACGAGCATCCTTACCGCCTTGAGAGAACCTTGATGCAATTATTGGATGCTGGGGTGCTAAGTAATCAGGCTGCAATATTGTTGGGTGGTTTCTCGGCCTATCGTTTGTATGACAACGATAAAGGCTATACCCTTGAGCGTGCCATTGAGGTGATTCGTGATCGTCTACCAAAAGCGATTCCAATATTGACTGACTTACCATTTGGTCATCAGGCTAATAAACTGACTTTGCCTGTTGGGGCAAATGCAACTTTAGAGTTCGGCGCCACAGGTTTTAGTTTGAAATCGACTTGGTGA
- a CDS encoding heme-binding protein produces MKRFVIPIFIFVALTFMGAAVAIEEPKYSVIEKTPPFELRSYAPMILAEVQVDGDLDEASSQGFRLIAAYIFGQNQVSEKIAMTVPVAVEEQSSKSTKIAMTAPVNIESNAGQWAVSFVMPSEYTMETLPKPLNSKVKIRQIPAVKRAVVTFSGFYNSQKVAEKTVELEEWMKTKNLQAIGVPKFARYNPPWSLPFMRRNEIMIDVRD; encoded by the coding sequence TTGAAAAGATTTGTCATTCCTATTTTTATTTTTGTAGCGCTGACTTTTATGGGGGCTGCAGTGGCAATCGAAGAGCCGAAATATTCTGTTATTGAAAAGACGCCGCCATTTGAATTGAGATCTTATGCGCCGATGATTTTGGCTGAAGTGCAGGTTGATGGAGACTTGGATGAGGCCTCAAGCCAAGGTTTTCGACTAATTGCGGCTTATATCTTTGGGCAAAATCAAGTGAGTGAAAAAATTGCCATGACTGTGCCAGTAGCGGTGGAAGAGCAGTCTAGCAAAAGCACTAAGATTGCAATGACTGCTCCCGTCAATATTGAGAGCAATGCTGGCCAATGGGCGGTTTCTTTTGTGATGCCCTCTGAATACACTATGGAAACCTTACCTAAGCCCCTTAATTCAAAGGTGAAAATAAGGCAAATTCCAGCGGTGAAAAGAGCGGTAGTAACTTTTTCTGGTTTTTATAACAGCCAAAAAGTCGCTGAAAAAACGGTAGAGCTAGAAGAGTGGATGAAGACAAAAAATCTGCAAGCAATAGGAGTGCCGAAATTTGCTCGTTACAACCCGCCTTGGTCACTGCCTTTCATGCGCCGCAATGAGATCATGATCGATGTGCGTGATTAG
- a CDS encoding 23S rRNA (adenine(2030)-N(6))-methyltransferase RlmJ encodes MFSYRHAFHAGSHADILKHLTLIHLVDYLQEKPVALTMIDTHAGAGIYSLKDGFAAVSKEAEGGIFRLLKFKEAGNPIPESVQKYLDCIEAENIDGELNTYPGSPFILARLLRPQDRLKLFELHPKEIDILRHNIDELECAKQIDVYAADSFSRLKGLLPPPSRRGLVLIDPSYEDKQDYRYLEAAIEEAMQRFATGCYAIWYPTLSRRESAALPDRMKKICAAHKRSWLHTELRVENAPGERRLQASGMFIINPPWTLEKHLAEALPTLTKVLGIDSGAQFLLKSFEAKN; translated from the coding sequence ATGTTTAGCTATCGACATGCGTTTCATGCTGGCAGTCATGCTGACATCCTAAAGCACCTTACGCTGATTCATCTTGTGGACTATCTACAAGAAAAGCCTGTTGCACTGACGATGATCGACACCCATGCTGGCGCTGGTATTTATAGCCTAAAAGATGGTTTTGCAGCCGTTAGCAAAGAAGCAGAAGGGGGAATTTTTCGTTTGCTGAAGTTTAAAGAAGCAGGCAACCCCATTCCAGAGAGTGTTCAGAAGTATTTAGACTGCATTGAGGCAGAAAATATTGATGGCGAGCTCAATACCTATCCTGGATCCCCATTCATTCTGGCTCGGCTTTTAAGACCTCAGGATCGCTTGAAGTTATTTGAGCTTCATCCCAAAGAGATTGATATTCTTCGACACAATATTGATGAACTTGAATGTGCAAAGCAAATCGATGTTTATGCAGCCGATAGCTTTAGCAGGCTCAAGGGCTTGCTACCTCCTCCAAGCAGGCGTGGCTTAGTATTAATTGATCCGTCCTATGAAGACAAGCAGGACTATCGCTATTTAGAGGCTGCTATTGAAGAAGCTATGCAACGCTTTGCTACAGGTTGCTATGCGATTTGGTATCCGACCCTTTCTAGAAGAGAGTCAGCTGCCCTACCGGATCGTATGAAGAAAATCTGTGCCGCTCATAAACGCTCTTGGCTTCACACAGAGCTACGTGTTGAAAACGCCCCTGGCGAGCGTCGCCTTCAGGCTAGTGGTATGTTCATTATTAATCCGCCATGGACACTTGAAAAGCATTTAGCAGAAGCGCTACCCACCCTTACTAAAGTACTTGGTATTGATAGTGGTGCACAATTCTTACTAAAGAGTTTTGAGGCGAAAAACTAA
- a CDS encoding phosphatase PAP2 family protein, which produces MSKKAIPTLAWLIPLAPLAFAAAICLGEFQNSSFLFINGFTQQLPDTVWAWLTFLGNGWGIFALAFPLLLLAPRLLTAGIIAGAISAITSTALKNLFNLPRPAGLLEEGSFYRIGEPLLHKAFPSGHTLTAFAIASALYFVSSQNKRNFLLPLFLVAALVGISRSAVGAHWLTDVLGGAGFGIWCGMLGAVLAQYVPETQLKPKSIWSHFVALGGVAALYAHYTQIMDLELNLPLQYVSIAIVAITLIFFVKAQFNNSPSQSH; this is translated from the coding sequence ATGAGCAAGAAAGCGATCCCTACATTAGCCTGGTTAATACCGCTTGCTCCATTAGCTTTTGCCGCAGCAATTTGTCTTGGTGAATTCCAAAATAGTAGCTTTTTATTCATTAATGGTTTTACCCAGCAATTACCCGATACAGTTTGGGCATGGCTAACTTTTCTGGGCAATGGCTGGGGCATATTTGCACTCGCTTTTCCACTACTCCTTTTGGCGCCTCGCTTACTCACTGCGGGAATCATTGCTGGAGCCATCTCTGCAATTACCAGCACAGCCCTGAAAAATCTTTTTAACCTTCCAAGACCAGCAGGTCTGCTGGAAGAAGGCAGCTTTTATCGGATTGGCGAGCCTTTACTCCACAAAGCATTCCCTTCAGGCCATACCTTAACGGCTTTTGCGATTGCCAGCGCCCTTTATTTTGTCTCCAGTCAAAATAAGCGCAACTTTCTATTGCCTCTGTTTCTAGTCGCTGCATTGGTAGGTATATCTCGTAGTGCTGTTGGTGCACATTGGCTTACAGATGTCTTGGGTGGCGCTGGTTTCGGTATTTGGTGTGGCATGTTGGGCGCAGTTCTCGCGCAATACGTTCCAGAAACTCAACTAAAACCGAAAAGTATTTGGAGTCACTTCGTTGCCTTGGGTGGTGTTGCCGCCTTATATGCGCACTACACTCAAATCATGGACCTCGAATTAAATCTGCCCTTGCAATACGTTTCTATTGCGATCGTAGCCATTACCTTAATATTTTTTGTTAAAGCGCAATTTAACAATTCACCTAGTCAATCTCACTAA
- a CDS encoding glycosyltransferase family 9 protein has protein sequence MTISVNTMRAIDHWVGVPLCAIASPLVALMDSVKNIFSRGPQTPKKLLFIELSEMGSAILVDPAMRNAQARGAELFFLIFKSNRASLTLLNTVKPENIFTIDSSSLGGLIKDTLRFLIVARVHRIDTVIDLELFSRFTALLTGLCGARRRVGYHIFHGEGLWRGFMLTRKVHYNPHIHITKNFLSLIHAAFAQKIEVPFSKIHIPDSEVKLEQAIINPDVMKKVLSRIEQKASEAGIPYTYGKDRLILINPNASDLLPQRRWAQQRFSELIQAVHQRYPNDLILITGSPAEFVYVDKVRSVANVKNALNFAGQVTFAELPPLYTLSDVMVTNDSGPGHFSAVTPLRTVVLFGPETPALYGSIGNSIAITANLACSPCVSAANHRKTPCHDNVCMQAITVAQVMDKVAIQLQEADKAKGR, from the coding sequence ATGACTATTAGTGTCAATACTATGCGTGCTATTGATCATTGGGTTGGAGTCCCCCTTTGTGCAATTGCGAGCCCATTGGTGGCATTAATGGACAGCGTCAAAAATATTTTTAGTCGTGGCCCTCAGACCCCCAAGAAACTACTCTTCATTGAGCTCTCAGAAATGGGTAGCGCAATCTTGGTTGACCCTGCGATGCGCAATGCCCAAGCACGTGGCGCTGAATTATTTTTCTTAATCTTTAAAAGCAATCGTGCCAGCCTCACGCTCTTAAATACCGTTAAACCAGAAAATATTTTCACCATTGACTCTTCAAGTCTAGGTGGATTAATTAAAGATACTTTGCGCTTTTTGATCGTGGCACGAGTCCATCGTATTGATACTGTTATTGATCTGGAACTCTTCTCTCGATTTACCGCACTACTTACTGGTCTTTGCGGAGCTCGTCGTCGAGTCGGCTATCACATCTTTCACGGTGAAGGCTTGTGGCGTGGTTTCATGCTCACCCGTAAGGTGCACTACAACCCGCATATTCACATTACTAAAAACTTTCTCTCCCTGATCCATGCAGCTTTTGCCCAAAAGATTGAAGTACCCTTTAGCAAAATTCATATTCCCGATTCCGAAGTCAAGCTCGAGCAAGCTATCATCAACCCTGATGTCATGAAAAAAGTGCTTTCTCGAATTGAACAGAAGGCCTCTGAAGCGGGCATTCCTTATACCTATGGAAAAGATCGTCTGATCCTGATTAATCCCAATGCTAGCGATCTCTTGCCGCAGCGACGTTGGGCGCAACAACGCTTCTCAGAGCTCATTCAAGCAGTTCATCAGCGGTATCCAAATGATTTAATCCTAATTACTGGCTCACCAGCAGAATTTGTCTATGTAGATAAGGTGAGATCTGTTGCTAATGTGAAAAATGCATTGAACTTTGCAGGTCAGGTTACTTTTGCTGAATTACCGCCGCTTTATACGCTTTCGGATGTGATGGTGACAAACGATTCTGGCCCAGGCCACTTCTCTGCAGTAACACCCTTACGAACAGTCGTTCTATTTGGACCAGAGACACCTGCTCTCTATGGATCAATCGGCAACTCCATCGCAATTACTGCGAATCTTGCTTGCTCTCCTTGTGTGAGTGCAGCAAATCATCGCAAAACACCTTGTCACGATAATGTCTGCATGCAAGCCATCACGGTTGCACAAGTAATGGATAAAGTTGCCATCCAATTACAAGAAGCTGATAAAGCAAAAGGTCGCTAA
- a CDS encoding lysylphosphatidylglycerol synthase transmembrane domain-containing protein, with translation MSSLPQSTPKTPSGWKSILKRAWPTIRILLSIALLWKATSGIDWHTLLDSEIKMQPAWLIAAAAAICCAFICGGLRWGFLMRSVGFQGSLKTYIALYFAGGLINQGLPSTLGGDSYRAITATHLTSTDNLSETKELDEELHQSVDLGHATPKLRLSFAMVLVDRLLGLAGNNLLGGLGLILGGSTLAIWGQDLGYAVVAIMVFAGLLIALILAWTPTRQLLQSLLDRLRMNNAMPGIRLAFSWPMNIAQALFAIAIHCLVILAFGFCLKAYGAEAPISSLMIGLPALSLLLMLPISISGWGLREATLSSVLALWGVNPSLTVLASISYGAITVISVLPGAYFLLKRK, from the coding sequence ATGAGTTCATTACCCCAATCCACCCCAAAAACCCCCTCTGGGTGGAAATCAATTCTGAAGCGCGCATGGCCAACGATCCGCATTTTGTTGTCTATTGCCCTACTTTGGAAAGCAACCAGTGGAATTGACTGGCACACACTACTGGATTCTGAAATCAAGATGCAACCTGCTTGGTTAATTGCCGCCGCAGCAGCGATTTGCTGCGCGTTTATTTGCGGTGGTTTACGTTGGGGATTTTTGATGCGCAGCGTGGGATTTCAGGGAAGCCTCAAAACATATATTGCACTGTATTTCGCTGGTGGGCTAATCAACCAAGGTCTACCCAGCACACTCGGTGGTGATAGCTATCGCGCTATCACCGCAACCCATCTCACTAGCACGGACAATCTAAGCGAAACAAAAGAGCTTGATGAAGAACTGCATCAGTCTGTAGATCTAGGACATGCCACTCCTAAACTTCGCCTAAGCTTTGCCATGGTTTTAGTGGATCGTCTTTTAGGACTAGCTGGCAACAATCTCCTCGGCGGCTTAGGTTTAATTTTGGGCGGATCAACACTTGCCATTTGGGGCCAAGATTTGGGCTATGCAGTTGTAGCTATCATGGTTTTTGCAGGGCTACTCATTGCCTTGATATTGGCCTGGACTCCAACCCGACAACTTCTACAAAGCTTACTCGATCGCCTGCGTATGAACAATGCTATGCCTGGTATTCGCTTAGCCTTTTCTTGGCCCATGAATATTGCGCAAGCGCTCTTTGCGATCGCTATCCACTGCTTGGTCATCTTGGCTTTTGGTTTTTGCCTGAAGGCCTACGGTGCTGAGGCACCAATCTCCAGCCTAATGATTGGTCTGCCAGCCTTAAGTCTTTTGTTAATGTTGCCAATTAGCATTTCTGGATGGGGCTTGCGCGAAGCCACCCTATCTTCCGTGTTAGCCCTGTGGGGCGTAAATCCATCGCTGACTGTATTAGCCTCTATAAGCTATGGTGCAATTACGGTGATTTCTGTTTTGCCAGGCGCATACTTTTTACTAAAACGAAAATAA
- a CDS encoding glycosyltransferase family 39 protein has protein sequence MRQHSPSSWAAICIGIAALVHFALGFAIEFSVDEAHYALYAQHLAWSYFDHPPLVGWIQWPLVTLTSSEGIIRLVPELLWVISCYLVYQVTLELHHLIQGRNAGYLTSALPSANICGLMAVLAIIAAPMPHILAIGLLPDTLLAPLSLGLMLMAVRWLSHDYFSLTNWLITGVLLGLAGLSKYTAVFTAVALLLIFLSSPRKPWINKIGFWFAAVIALIFISPVLYWNWANDWISFKYQIAHGAGSAWLWRRLGAYLGIQILVYGPLVILGAYLFIKNCIHGTKLSLLALLGFFVIPFAIFTSLSGGGGLPHWTSPAWFCLAPFAGIGLAKAWSTQRHHLIRILFIAQVALCCIGFAYVLSGGISTVAVKSNPIADLYGWKIAGEKAAQLTEATKANGIAVQNWTLGSRAAWYAKPIPVFVLDQRQDQFDLWFGQLPHGANILLMNWSGMSFAPPVGNKTAFERCEPLDSLEIERFGQILSKFDFSLCSNWQGTGLAE, from the coding sequence ATGCGCCAACATTCTCCTTCAAGCTGGGCCGCAATCTGCATCGGCATTGCAGCGCTCGTGCACTTTGCCCTGGGCTTTGCAATTGAATTCTCGGTCGATGAAGCGCACTACGCCTTATATGCACAGCATCTGGCATGGAGCTATTTTGATCACCCCCCACTCGTTGGCTGGATTCAGTGGCCTTTAGTTACGCTCACCTCTAGTGAAGGCATCATTCGACTCGTTCCAGAGTTGCTCTGGGTGATTTCTTGTTACTTGGTTTATCAAGTCACTTTAGAACTGCACCACCTCATACAAGGGCGCAATGCTGGCTATCTCACCAGCGCACTTCCTTCGGCAAATATCTGTGGACTGATGGCAGTACTTGCCATCATTGCCGCACCAATGCCCCATATACTCGCGATTGGTTTGCTGCCTGATACATTACTTGCACCGTTGAGTCTTGGTCTGATGTTGATGGCTGTACGATGGCTTTCCCATGATTACTTCAGCCTTACTAATTGGCTCATTACTGGAGTATTACTAGGATTAGCAGGCCTGAGTAAATACACTGCAGTATTTACTGCAGTCGCATTGCTGCTAATTTTTTTAAGCAGCCCCCGAAAACCTTGGATTAACAAAATTGGGTTTTGGTTTGCTGCAGTGATTGCTCTGATATTTATTAGCCCTGTACTCTATTGGAATTGGGCAAATGATTGGATCTCTTTTAAATATCAGATAGCCCACGGAGCTGGCAGCGCTTGGCTTTGGCGCAGATTGGGCGCTTATCTAGGAATCCAAATCTTGGTCTATGGGCCACTAGTCATCTTAGGCGCTTATCTTTTCATTAAAAACTGTATCCATGGCACCAAACTATCTTTATTGGCATTGCTTGGGTTCTTCGTAATACCTTTTGCTATTTTTACTAGTCTCTCTGGTGGCGGTGGCTTGCCGCATTGGACCTCTCCAGCATGGTTCTGTCTTGCACCCTTTGCTGGTATCGGTTTAGCCAAAGCTTGGTCTACTCAGCGCCATCATCTCATTCGAATTTTATTCATCGCGCAAGTAGCGCTGTGCTGCATCGGATTTGCTTATGTGTTGTCTGGTGGTATTAGCACGGTAGCAGTGAAATCCAATCCGATTGCTGATCTCTATGGCTGGAAAATTGCAGGTGAAAAAGCCGCTCAGTTAACTGAAGCAACTAAGGCTAATGGCATCGCTGTCCAGAATTGGACTTTAGGTAGTCGCGCCGCTTGGTATGCCAAACCTATTCCAGTGTTTGTATTAGACCAACGACAAGATCAATTTGATCTCTGGTTTGGACAGTTGCCCCACGGAGCAAATATTCTGCTGATGAACTGGTCCGGAATGTCTTTTGCGCCTCCGGTTGGAAATAAGACCGCATTTGAGCGTTGCGAGCCTTTGGACAGCCTAGAAATTGAGCGCTTTGGTCAAATCTTGTCCAAATTTGACTTTAGCCTTTGCAGTAACTGGCAAGGTACTGGCTTGGCGGAGTAA
- a CDS encoding DUF3047 domain-containing protein, which translates to MFKPFHLFLVACIALALSGCAGLGGGSVQNESGQAFNVDALPAQDELPKFSAETAREGMPNGWNFYRIAPYKKNTVYRLENYQGKTVLSANSKTSASGLAVKLRPRQANNLWLQWEWKALAAIPEADNAQSYQDDAPLRILVAFDGNKSKLPLKEKMTFEMASLISGQEMPYATLMYIWSGKSPVDTIITNAHTSRIKMIVVDSGWDNLGQWHQHQRDLSADYKRAYGEAPGEVIGIALLTDTDNTKSETRAFYGDIELVRKNPK; encoded by the coding sequence ATGTTTAAACCTTTCCATCTTTTTCTTGTCGCCTGTATTGCTCTTGCTCTGTCTGGTTGCGCAGGGCTTGGTGGAGGCTCTGTTCAAAATGAGTCAGGACAGGCGTTCAATGTGGATGCACTGCCAGCGCAGGACGAGCTGCCGAAGTTTTCAGCGGAGACTGCACGCGAGGGTATGCCTAATGGCTGGAATTTCTATCGCATTGCACCTTATAAAAAGAATACGGTTTACCGCTTAGAAAATTACCAAGGTAAAACGGTGTTGAGTGCGAACTCTAAAACCTCTGCTTCAGGATTGGCAGTGAAATTACGCCCACGCCAGGCAAATAATTTATGGTTACAGTGGGAGTGGAAAGCATTGGCTGCAATCCCAGAGGCTGACAATGCACAAAGCTATCAAGATGATGCGCCCTTGAGAATTTTGGTCGCATTTGATGGGAATAAATCTAAACTTCCTTTAAAAGAAAAAATGACATTTGAGATGGCTAGTCTTATTAGTGGGCAAGAAATGCCCTACGCTACCTTGATGTATATCTGGTCAGGCAAGTCTCCTGTCGATACCATCATCACCAATGCACACACCTCACGCATCAAAATGATTGTGGTAGATTCTGGTTGGGATAATTTGGGTCAATGGCATCAACATCAACGCGATCTATCTGCTGACTATAAGCGGGCTTATGGCGAAGCTCCGGGTGAGGTGATTGGCATTGCTTTGCTGACGGATACCGATAACACCAAGTCTGAGACGCGCGCTTTTTATGGTGATATTGAGCTCGTTCGCAAGAATCCAAAGTAA